In the genome of Paenibacillus pabuli, one region contains:
- a CDS encoding MurR/RpiR family transcriptional regulator, translating into MKILTQLADMNNFTPNEKSIASYILTHKELMLHLNIQELAKATYTSHSAINRLTHKLGLSGFKEFSIKLAREFQQDAQNISNIDPNYPFALGESSLQVAKDIAELMKETIEKNFAFMDEASLSEAAHLLDQAKRIFIYALGDSQIRAKSFQNKLIKINKYVVITTELSEWAYHTINLTSQDCAIFLTYHEKSPIFLKAAQHFSRENIPFITITANHRSELAHMSTICIQVPDDETKHAKIGTFSSQIAFDYVLNVIYSCIFQIDYAKNMQMTSNSLKRFHLEE; encoded by the coding sequence TTGAAAATATTGACCCAATTAGCAGACATGAACAACTTTACACCAAATGAAAAAAGCATCGCTTCGTACATTCTGACTCATAAGGAGCTTATGCTCCACTTAAATATTCAAGAGCTTGCCAAAGCTACATACACCTCACATTCTGCCATCAACCGCTTGACTCATAAGCTTGGACTTTCAGGGTTTAAGGAGTTCAGCATTAAACTTGCTCGAGAGTTTCAGCAGGATGCTCAGAACATCTCCAATATCGATCCCAACTATCCGTTCGCTCTTGGTGAATCTTCACTCCAGGTGGCAAAAGATATTGCTGAATTAATGAAAGAAACGATTGAGAAAAACTTTGCTTTTATGGATGAAGCCTCTCTTTCCGAAGCAGCCCATTTGCTCGATCAGGCGAAACGAATTTTCATCTATGCGTTGGGGGATTCTCAAATTCGGGCGAAGAGCTTTCAGAATAAATTGATTAAAATCAATAAATACGTTGTGATCACAACAGAGCTGTCCGAATGGGCCTATCACACCATAAACCTTACGTCCCAGGACTGCGCCATTTTTTTGACCTACCATGAAAAATCACCCATTTTCCTAAAAGCAGCTCAACATTTCTCGCGAGAAAATATTCCATTCATCACGATCACTGCGAACCATCGAAGTGAGTTGGCCCACATGAGTACGATCTGTATTCAAGTGCCGGATGATGAAACAAAACACGCAAAGATTGGTACATTTTCATCACAAATCGCCTTTGATTATGTATTAAACGTGATTTACTCCTGTATTTTTCAAATCGATTATGCTAAAAACATGCAAATGACTTCAAATTCGTTGAAGAGATTCCATTTGGAAGAGTAA
- a CDS encoding Gfo/Idh/MocA family oxidoreductase, translating into MLTIGYIGNGKSTNRYHLPFSLNRDHLKVKMIYARHPEKTEWEKAPNVLYTDNLAALMDDDDIQLVVVCTHTESHYEYAKMALDHGKHVLVEKPFMLTKEQAESIFQYAKEKNLLIQCYQNRRYDSDFLTTKKVIESGKLGDLLEVEMHYDYYRPEIPNATSHFSKYKSYLYGHGVHTIDQVLSYFGQPDKIHYDVRQLLGPGRMNDYFDLDFYYASLKVSVKSSFFRLKPRPSFVVYGKKGVFVKQTEDRQEEHLKLFYLPKGHPDFGMDLPQHYGILTYLDDGGVYHEEKVVSEQGDYARVYDDIYEAIMHGRKKVTQDKETIAVMGILEKGMEECN; encoded by the coding sequence ATGTTGACTATCGGTTATATTGGCAATGGCAAAAGTACAAATCGTTATCATCTTCCTTTTTCATTGAATCGGGATCATTTGAAAGTAAAAATGATATATGCCCGTCATCCAGAGAAAACAGAGTGGGAGAAAGCTCCTAACGTTCTGTATACAGATAATCTTGCAGCTTTAATGGATGACGATGACATTCAGTTGGTCGTGGTCTGTACACATACCGAATCCCATTATGAGTATGCAAAGATGGCGCTTGATCACGGAAAACATGTCCTTGTTGAGAAACCTTTCATGCTGACCAAAGAACAAGCCGAATCCATTTTCCAGTACGCAAAAGAAAAAAATCTATTGATTCAATGTTATCAGAACCGACGTTATGATTCAGATTTCCTGACGACCAAAAAAGTAATTGAATCAGGAAAGCTGGGCGATCTGCTGGAAGTGGAGATGCATTACGATTATTATCGACCGGAGATCCCGAATGCTACTTCCCATTTTTCCAAATACAAAAGTTATTTATACGGGCACGGTGTTCACACCATTGACCAGGTATTATCCTATTTTGGGCAACCGGACAAGATACATTACGATGTTCGTCAATTGCTGGGACCTGGCAGAATGAATGATTATTTCGATCTGGACTTTTATTACGCGTCTCTCAAAGTATCGGTCAAATCGAGCTTTTTCCGTTTAAAGCCCCGCCCGAGTTTTGTGGTTTATGGCAAAAAGGGAGTATTCGTAAAACAAACAGAGGATCGCCAAGAAGAACACCTGAAGTTATTTTACCTTCCCAAAGGACATCCCGATTTTGGTATGGATTTACCTCAGCATTATGGCATACTGACGTATCTGGATGACGGAGGAGTTTATCATGAAGAGAAAGTGGTCTCTGAACAAGGTGATTATGCAAGAGTGTACGACGATATCTATGAAGCAATTATGCATGGCAGAAAAAAAGTGACTCAAGATAAAGAAACGATAGCCGTTATGGGAATATTGGAAAAAGGTATGGAGGAGTGTAACTGA
- a CDS encoding Gfo/Idh/MocA family protein: protein MKLGIIGAGMIVRDLLSFIHEIPVITLGAIWSRPSHQDKLRSLQEEYGIARIYSEYSEMIANDDVDTIYIGLPNHLHYAYAKEALLGGKNVICEKPFTSNLQQFLELKEIAQQKQLVLVEAITNQYLKNYLSMREYLPKLGDIKIVECNYSQLSSRYAAFQGGEVLPAFNPKMSGGALMDINLYNIHLVVGLFGSPKKVEYWANLERGIDTSGMLLMDYGDFKCVCIGSKDTTAPNAMNIQGNKGYIHMTSSANTCESFELALHKEAPIRVDDKDHPHRMYDEFVEFERMIREHDLEKVTAMLDHSEKVMEVIEQAKQSANLVFGSDQ from the coding sequence ATGAAATTGGGAATTATCGGAGCCGGAATGATTGTAAGGGATTTATTAAGCTTTATTCATGAAATTCCTGTAATTACGTTGGGGGCTATCTGGTCCAGACCCAGTCATCAGGACAAATTGCGGTCCCTGCAAGAAGAGTATGGTATTGCCCGAATATATTCTGAGTATAGCGAGATGATTGCAAATGATGATGTGGATACAATCTATATCGGACTTCCAAATCATCTTCATTATGCATATGCCAAAGAGGCGCTATTAGGCGGCAAGAATGTTATCTGTGAGAAGCCCTTTACGTCCAACCTGCAACAATTTCTTGAACTTAAAGAGATTGCACAGCAAAAACAGCTAGTGTTGGTCGAAGCCATTACAAACCAATATTTGAAGAACTATTTGTCCATGAGGGAGTATCTGCCCAAACTGGGTGACATCAAAATTGTAGAGTGTAACTATTCCCAACTTTCATCCCGCTATGCGGCTTTTCAGGGCGGAGAAGTGCTGCCGGCATTTAATCCGAAAATGTCTGGTGGGGCCTTGATGGATATTAATCTGTATAATATTCATCTGGTCGTGGGGCTTTTCGGAAGCCCGAAGAAGGTGGAGTATTGGGCTAATTTGGAACGGGGGATTGACACTTCAGGCATGCTCCTTATGGATTACGGTGACTTCAAATGCGTCTGCATAGGCTCCAAAGACACTACAGCTCCCAATGCGATGAACATTCAGGGAAACAAAGGATACATTCACATGACAAGCTCAGCTAACACATGTGAATCCTTCGAGCTTGCGCTTCATAAGGAAGCACCAATTCGGGTAGATGATAAGGATCATCCTCATCGCATGTATGACGAGTTTGTAGAGTTCGAGCGTATGATTCGTGAGCACGACTTGGAGAAGGTTACAGCCATGCTTGACCATAGCGAGAAGGTGATGGAAGTCATTGAACAAGCCAAACAATCCGCTAATCTTGTATTTGGATCAGATCAATGA
- a CDS encoding LacI family DNA-binding transcriptional regulator: MITIKDVAKLAGVASSTVSYVLNGKKHVSEHTRQKVLAAANELNYIKHGAASELKRKNTQTIGVIVHDMSVPYFSDLVSGIESSAVSQGYDLIVCSSLGGERSTAARYIRERRLDGVIVIAENIEDELLLQAAETGFPIVVMDRELHSKHIVNVLMDDEQGGYMATRFLLDKGHREIAYISGPLNSDCNLMRYQGYLRAMHEAGVEENEDWRLGGQFLKTGGYNAAKLLMEGDLPTAVFFANDEMAIGGLEAFKEHQVSIPEDLSVIGFDNIHISEYLNPPLTTFRQPKTDAGSLAGHVLIQMLKGEAVESIYRINIQCVERDSVTHLLLDDTKVDRPCP, from the coding sequence ATGATAACGATTAAAGATGTAGCAAAGTTGGCGGGCGTCGCCAGTTCAACCGTATCCTATGTGCTGAACGGCAAAAAACATGTAAGTGAGCACACCAGGCAGAAAGTACTTGCAGCTGCAAATGAGCTTAATTATATCAAGCACGGAGCCGCATCTGAATTAAAGCGAAAAAACACACAAACGATCGGTGTTATTGTTCATGATATGTCCGTCCCCTATTTTTCCGACCTGGTGAGTGGAATTGAATCAAGCGCCGTAAGTCAGGGATACGACCTGATTGTATGCAGTTCTTTAGGTGGTGAGCGATCGACAGCCGCACGCTACATTAGAGAAAGAAGGCTGGACGGTGTAATTGTAATTGCTGAAAATATTGAAGATGAATTGTTGTTACAGGCTGCTGAAACAGGATTTCCCATTGTTGTGATGGATCGGGAACTCCATAGTAAGCATATAGTAAATGTTCTGATGGATGATGAGCAGGGTGGTTATATGGCAACTCGTTTTCTTCTGGATAAAGGCCATCGTGAAATAGCCTATATCAGCGGACCTTTAAATTCGGATTGTAATCTGATGCGATATCAGGGTTATCTGAGAGCTATGCATGAAGCCGGAGTGGAAGAGAATGAGGATTGGAGACTGGGCGGACAATTTCTGAAAACAGGTGGTTACAATGCAGCCAAGCTGCTAATGGAAGGTGATCTCCCAACGGCAGTCTTTTTTGCGAATGACGAAATGGCTATTGGAGGATTGGAGGCATTTAAAGAACACCAGGTCTCCATACCCGAAGATCTATCTGTTATCGGATTTGACAACATTCATATATCCGAATACTTAAATCCACCTCTTACCACTTTCCGACAACCCAAAACAGATGCTGGTTCTCTGGCGGGGCATGTTTTAATTCAAATGTTAAAAGGAGAGGCTGTAGAATCGATATACAGGATCAATATTCAGTGTGTCGAACGTGACTCTGTGACGCATTTATTATTAGATGATACAAAGGTGGACCGCCCATGTCCATGA
- a CDS encoding helix-turn-helix domain-containing protein: protein MSMRNGKIIKAPQELERAPDKQGSLKQNGLSVIKFCLHTQGTTGSYFLKDHMLLFVKSGVYTVQFKNQEYTVRSNEMVFLHKSIRIDYIKSGEPGSEFMLDYMMFFLNENLLEEFVQFSGFKPGQTVNEITPVSIMQVNELTRSYIASLKPYFENPDEVKDGLIRLKFMELLFHLAHTNDHFLHQLLQPNHDRNSNFEKLMEENITNPISISDLAYLSGRSLSSFKRDFQTVYHTSPLKWIRNQRLEKAKKLLAETSLSVTDVCFSTGFENVAHFSKVFKLQVGLPPSEFRLQYKRSEEKKK, encoded by the coding sequence ATGTCCATGAGAAACGGAAAAATAATCAAAGCACCACAAGAGCTGGAACGTGCACCAGACAAGCAAGGCAGCTTAAAGCAGAATGGCTTGTCTGTGATCAAGTTCTGTCTGCATACACAGGGAACAACAGGTTCCTATTTTCTGAAAGATCATATGTTGCTATTCGTTAAGTCAGGCGTGTATACGGTTCAATTCAAGAATCAGGAGTACACCGTGCGCAGCAATGAAATGGTGTTTCTACACAAATCAATTCGCATTGATTACATAAAGTCCGGTGAACCGGGCTCTGAATTCATGCTGGACTACATGATGTTTTTTCTCAATGAAAATTTGCTCGAGGAGTTTGTTCAGTTTTCGGGTTTCAAACCGGGCCAGACTGTAAATGAAATTACTCCGGTGTCCATTATGCAGGTCAATGAGCTCACCCGCTCATATATAGCGTCATTGAAACCTTATTTCGAGAATCCGGACGAAGTAAAAGACGGATTGATCCGGCTCAAATTCATGGAACTTCTGTTTCATCTGGCGCACACCAATGATCATTTCCTGCATCAACTCCTGCAACCAAATCATGATAGAAACAGTAATTTCGAGAAATTGATGGAGGAGAACATCACGAACCCCATCTCCATCAGTGATCTTGCCTATTTATCCGGCAGGAGCCTGTCCAGCTTCAAAAGGGATTTTCAGACCGTATATCACACTTCACCTCTGAAGTGGATTCGTAATCAAAGGCTGGAAAAAGCCAAAAAACTGTTGGCAGAGACGTCTCTGTCTGTCACGGATGTCTGTTTCTCAACAGGCTTCGAGAACGTTGCTCATTTTTCCAAAGTATTCAAGCTCCAGGTTGGCCTTCCTCCATCGGAGTTTAGACTGCAATACAAGCGCAGTGAGGAGAAGAAAAAATAA
- a CDS encoding aldo/keto reductase produces MEYVKLGNTGMDVSRLCLGCMGFGEPGRGFHQWVLDEENSRPVIQKAVQLGINFFDTANVYAGGTSEEILGRALKDYANRDEIVLATKVFSRMHDGPNGAGLSRKAIMSEIDKSLKRLGTDYVDLYQIHRWDNHTPIEETMEALHDVVKSGKARYIGASAMSAWQFQKALYVAERNGWTRFVSMQNHYNLIYREEEREMLPLCQEEKIGVIPYSPLASGRLTRDWQDTTQRSETDQVQRAKYDATASTDRLVVEQVAEIAEKRGVPRVQIALAWLLHKAPVTAPIIGATKTSHLENAVEALSIALTSEEMACLEEPYVPHPVYGLNVGFKS; encoded by the coding sequence ATGGAATATGTGAAATTGGGAAATACGGGCATGGATGTATCTCGATTGTGTCTTGGCTGCATGGGGTTTGGAGAACCAGGGCGTGGGTTTCATCAATGGGTACTGGATGAAGAGAATAGTCGTCCTGTCATTCAAAAAGCTGTGCAGTTAGGGATTAATTTCTTTGATACAGCAAATGTATATGCAGGCGGAACAAGTGAGGAGATTCTGGGGCGGGCGCTCAAGGACTACGCAAATCGAGATGAAATTGTCCTTGCGACAAAAGTGTTTTCCCGCATGCATGATGGTCCGAATGGCGCCGGACTTTCTCGAAAGGCAATCATGAGTGAGATCGACAAGAGTCTCAAGAGACTGGGAACTGATTATGTGGATCTGTATCAAATTCACCGCTGGGACAACCATACCCCTATTGAAGAGACCATGGAAGCATTACATGATGTGGTGAAGTCAGGGAAGGCGAGATATATTGGTGCTTCTGCCATGTCAGCATGGCAATTTCAAAAGGCTTTATATGTCGCCGAGCGAAATGGATGGACCCGATTTGTATCAATGCAGAACCACTATAATCTGATCTACCGTGAAGAAGAAAGAGAAATGCTGCCTCTTTGTCAGGAAGAGAAAATCGGTGTAATCCCTTATAGTCCGCTTGCTTCTGGCCGATTGACCAGAGACTGGCAAGATACAACACAGCGTTCCGAGACGGATCAGGTTCAAAGAGCAAAATACGATGCAACTGCAAGCACGGATCGACTCGTGGTAGAGCAGGTTGCAGAAATCGCCGAAAAACGCGGCGTTCCGCGGGTTCAAATCGCCCTTGCCTGGTTGCTGCATAAGGCACCGGTTACAGCTCCGATTATAGGCGCTACGAAGACATCCCATCTCGAAAATGCAGTTGAAGCCCTGTCGATTGCATTAACATCAGAAGAAATGGCATGCTTGGAAGAACCCTATGTACCTCATCCGGTGTATGGACTTAATGTTGGATTTAAGTCATAG
- a CDS encoding DUF2306 domain-containing protein, giving the protein MKKRGTLYGWLACVSILFIVYALVKNYWLDPQASGFLSHKTGLKRELQLPIWLNVMYVHVAFACLAMASGLINFSNRIFEKSRRFHRINGYVYIVSVVLVVLTSGYMAPYATGGKISSMGFNALNIIWLFITITALIQIKRKRMIQHRNWMIRSYAFCFTNMLIHLITSLFYQGFGFIYAASYTIGIYGSIVLLLIIPEIIIRVKAKKFV; this is encoded by the coding sequence ATGAAGAAACGAGGAACACTATACGGATGGCTGGCCTGCGTCAGCATATTATTTATTGTATATGCTTTGGTGAAGAACTATTGGTTAGATCCACAAGCCTCCGGATTTTTAAGTCATAAGACGGGTTTAAAACGTGAACTTCAGCTTCCGATCTGGTTGAATGTCATGTACGTTCATGTAGCATTTGCATGTTTGGCCATGGCGTCCGGACTGATTAACTTCTCTAATCGGATATTTGAAAAGAGCCGCAGGTTCCACCGCATAAACGGTTATGTATACATTGTGTCCGTAGTGCTTGTTGTACTGACTTCCGGTTATATGGCCCCTTACGCCACTGGCGGGAAAATAAGCAGCATGGGCTTCAATGCACTTAATATCATCTGGCTATTCATTACGATTACAGCTCTCATTCAGATTAAACGGAAAAGAATGATTCAACACCGGAATTGGATGATTCGAAGTTATGCCTTCTGTTTCACGAACATGTTAATTCACCTCATCACTTCCCTTTTCTATCAGGGATTCGGATTCATTTATGCTGCAAGCTACACTATAGGTATCTATGGATCTATTGTATTGCTGCTAATTATTCCAGAAATCATCATCAGAGTGAAGGCAAAAAAATTCGTATAA
- a CDS encoding DJ-1/PfpI family protein, translating to MLTVQIVLYNGFDLLDAIAPYEVFCAASIHTDNAIRVELVTAEGPRSVTSGMNGLTIEANDTLDLERRGIILVPGAAGDVEGDGPDSIPAILGRAMNTELTTKIKAALEHKDIVVATVCGGSLLLAMGGLLEGRPAVTHHLGMDLLGATGAIPIPARVVDDGNLVTGGGVTSGLDVALYLVERELGPRIAHEIEQLFEYERRGTVWREKGMTSSIRKSLTDNEPSVVMNQTTVISDILHNEKIQTSVFDGNWHTTIVTPVGKLEVSLYITTCSDVIQGTATQGGETIQFLNPAICNNKLTWSLPITKPMRLNLKFEVTVEGDQMNGIAKAGLLPASKLTGRRVISPVDQVQKKESQEL from the coding sequence ATAATGGCTTCGATCTATTGGATGCTATTGCACCTTACGAAGTATTTTGTGCCGCTTCCATACATACCGACAACGCAATAAGGGTAGAACTGGTCACGGCAGAAGGGCCAAGATCTGTGACTAGCGGTATGAACGGATTGACCATTGAGGCGAACGACACACTGGACCTGGAACGTCGGGGTATCATACTTGTGCCAGGCGCAGCCGGTGATGTTGAAGGAGATGGTCCAGACTCAATTCCAGCTATACTGGGCAGAGCCATGAATACGGAATTGACCACAAAGATCAAAGCAGCTCTCGAACACAAAGACATCGTAGTCGCTACGGTTTGCGGTGGTTCACTGTTGTTAGCCATGGGAGGGCTTCTCGAAGGCAGACCTGCGGTAACACATCATTTGGGCATGGACTTACTTGGGGCAACCGGAGCAATTCCTATCCCCGCACGAGTAGTAGATGATGGCAACCTCGTTACCGGCGGTGGTGTAACCTCCGGCCTCGATGTTGCGCTATATCTGGTCGAACGTGAACTGGGACCGCGTATCGCACACGAGATAGAACAGTTATTCGAATATGAGCGAAGAGGAACCGTTTGGAGAGAGAAAGGCATGACATCCAGCATTCGCAAGTCGTTAACAGACAATGAACCAAGCGTTGTAATGAATCAAACGACAGTAATCTCTGACATTTTGCATAATGAGAAAATACAGACATCCGTCTTCGACGGAAATTGGCATACTACAATCGTTACACCTGTCGGTAAACTGGAAGTCTCGCTTTACATAACGACATGTTCCGATGTGATCCAGGGGACAGCAACACAAGGTGGTGAAACCATTCAATTTTTAAATCCTGCAATCTGCAACAACAAGTTGACCTGGTCCCTGCCGATTACCAAACCTATGCGTTTGAATCTAAAATTCGAAGTTACCGTAGAAGGAGATCAGATGAACGGTATTGCAAAGGCTGGCCTGCTCCCTGCTTCAAAATTAACAGGAAGACGAGTAATTAGTCCAGTTGACCAGGTACAAAAAAAGGAGTCTCAGGAGTTGTAA